The following are encoded together in the Streptococcus oralis genome:
- a CDS encoding metal ABC transporter permease: MLSLLSYDFMQRAFLAVIAMSLFSPVLGTFLILRRQSLMSDTLSHVSLSGVAFGLVLGISPTISTIAIVLIAAVFLEYLRTVYKNFMEIGTAILMSTGLAVSLIVMSKGKSSSSMSLDQYLFGSIVTISQEQVIFLFAIAAVVLLLTFLFLRPMYILTFDEDTAFVDGLPVRTMSILFNMVTGVAIALMIPAAGALLVSTIMVLPASIALRLGKNFKSVMLLASAIGFLGMVAGLYISYYAETPASASITIIFVAVFLLVSLLKRFIK; this comes from the coding sequence ATGCTTAGTTTGTTATCTTATGACTTTATGCAGCGGGCCTTCTTGGCTGTCATTGCCATGAGCCTCTTTTCACCAGTTCTTGGGACCTTCCTTATCTTACGTCGTCAGAGTTTGATGAGTGATACTCTTAGTCACGTTTCCTTGTCAGGGGTTGCCTTTGGTCTGGTTTTGGGGATTTCTCCAACTATTTCAACCATTGCTATTGTCCTGATCGCTGCTGTCTTTCTGGAGTATCTCCGTACAGTCTATAAGAACTTTATGGAAATCGGGACAGCTATCCTCATGTCAACAGGGCTTGCAGTCTCCCTTATCGTGATGAGTAAGGGGAAAAGTTCGAGTTCCATGAGTTTGGACCAATATCTCTTTGGGTCTATTGTGACTATTAGCCAGGAGCAGGTGATTTTCCTCTTTGCCATTGCTGCGGTCGTTTTGCTCTTGACTTTCTTGTTCTTGCGACCAATGTATATCCTGACTTTTGATGAGGACACGGCCTTTGTGGATGGCTTGCCAGTTCGTACCATGTCTATCCTCTTTAACATGGTGACAGGGGTGGCGATTGCCCTTATGATTCCAGCAGCAGGAGCTCTTTTGGTATCGACCATTATGGTCTTGCCAGCTAGTATTGCCCTTCGTCTGGGGAAAAACTTCAAATCCGTTATGTTACTAGCCAGCGCTATTGGCTTTTTGGGAATGGTGGCAGGACTTTATATTTCCTACTATGCGGAAACCCCTGCTAGCGCTAGTATTACCATTATCTTTGTAGCTGTCTTTTTGTTAGTCAGTCTACTGAAACGTTTTATCAAATAG
- a CDS encoding metal ABC transporter ATP-binding protein encodes MRYITVEDLSFYYDKEPVLEHINYSVDSGEFVTLTGENGAAKTTLIKASLGILQPRFGKVTISKINTHGKKLRIAYLPQQIASFNAGFPSTVYEFVKSGRYPRKGWFRRLNAHDEEHIKASLDSVGMWEHRDKRIGSLSGGQKQRAVIARMFASDPDIFVLDEPTTGMDAGSKNEFYELMHHSAHHHGKAVLMITHDPEEVKDYADRNIHLVRNQDSPWRCFNVHESDQEVDHA; translated from the coding sequence ATGCGGTATATTACAGTAGAGGACTTGTCTTTCTATTATGACAAGGAACCTGTCCTCGAGCATATCAACTACAGTGTTGATAGCGGGGAGTTTGTCACCCTGACTGGTGAAAATGGAGCTGCCAAGACGACGCTTATCAAGGCGAGTCTAGGCATCTTGCAGCCGAGATTTGGCAAGGTAACCATCTCAAAGATAAATACTCATGGAAAAAAGCTTAGGATAGCTTATCTTCCTCAGCAGATTGCCAGTTTTAATGCTGGTTTTCCAAGTACAGTTTATGAATTTGTCAAGTCTGGTCGCTATCCGCGAAAGGGCTGGTTCCGTCGCTTGAATGCCCATGATGAGGAACATATCAAGGCCAGTCTAGACTCAGTTGGTATGTGGGAACATCGTGACAAACGAATTGGCTCCCTCTCAGGAGGGCAAAAGCAACGAGCGGTTATTGCTCGGATGTTTGCTTCTGACCCAGATATCTTTGTCTTGGATGAGCCGACAACAGGGATGGATGCTGGAAGCAAAAATGAATTTTACGAACTCATGCACCACAGTGCTCATCATCATGGCAAGGCTGTTTTGATGATTACCCATGACCCTGAGGAGGTCAAGGACTATGCGGATCGCAATATCCATCTAGTCCGTAACCAAGACTCGCCGTGGCGTTGTTTTAACGTTCACGAAAGCGACCAGGAGGTGGACCATGCTTAG
- the adcR gene encoding zinc-dependent MarR family transcriptional regulator produces the protein MRQLAQEIDNFLNEVILRSENQHEILIGHCTSDVALTNTQEHILVLLSEESLTNSELARRLNVSQAAVTKAIKSLVKEGMLETSRDPKDARVIFYQLTELARPVAAEHHHHHEHTLSAYEQVASQFTPNEQEVIQRFLTALVGEIK, from the coding sequence ATGAGACAGCTTGCGCAGGAAATCGATAACTTTTTAAACGAGGTGATCTTGAGATCTGAGAACCAGCATGAAATTCTAATCGGGCATTGCACGAGTGACGTTGCCTTGACCAATACTCAGGAACACATCCTCGTGCTCTTATCAGAAGAATCCCTAACCAACTCGGAGTTGGCCCGTCGTCTCAATGTCAGTCAGGCGGCAGTGACCAAGGCTATCAAGTCTTTGGTCAAAGAGGGTATGTTAGAGACATCGAGAGATCCAAAAGATGCGCGTGTGATTTTTTACCAACTGACAGAACTAGCTCGACCAGTAGCGGCAGAACACCACCATCATCATGAACACACGCTCTCAGCCTATGAACAAGTGGCAAGTCAGTTTACTCCAAATGAACAAGAAGTTATCCAGCGGTTTTTAACTGCTTTAGTAGGAGAAATTAAATAA
- the nt5e gene encoding cell surface ecto-5'-nucleotidase Nt5e, with translation MNKRSLLPVLSTALLAPAFLAGQVYAEEATTPAESSAVVATPAMSATPAPVESPAVPETSATSEADAPAEAPSAPAESTKGEDKDTVILHTNDVHGRIVEEKGVIGDAKLATVIEQERAKSNQNTLVVDAGDAFQGLPISNSTKGEARAEILNQMQYDAMAVGNHEFDFGLDEAKKYKEILKFPLLSSNTYVNGARLFEASTIVDKDKTVEGDEFVVIGVTTPETATKTHPKNVKGVTFTDPISEVNKVIEEVQAKARAEGKDYKHYVVLAHLGVDTTTPVEWRGSTLAEALSKNPRLKGKRVTVIDGHSHTVASTTYGDNVTYNQTGSYLHNVGKVIYKSRQLLGNPTQIPAADAKKLPANPTVEKLVKDIKQKYDAENAVEVVSNSPVELNGDRENVRVRETNLGNVVADSLYQYGQTGFSHPTDIAVTNGGGLRETIAKGKPITKGNVIAVLPFGNTISQIQVTGQQVLDMFEKSLGSILQVDKDGKKVLDENGQPLLEPSGGFLQVSGVKVYYDTNLPSGKRVLAIQVKNRATGRYDLLDLAKTYYLATNDFLAAGGDGYTMLGGAREEGPSMDAAFEEYLKTADLTQYEKINPNSRTISVDSKNFSLPVETPQTNAAANDATTNVPLTYEVAGQFSKKAVVSEKALPNTGSEQSIFLLLMGMVAGLAGILSSRKPKQK, from the coding sequence ATGAACAAACGTTCTTTGTTACCTGTCTTGTCGACAGCCCTGTTAGCTCCAGCCTTCTTAGCTGGACAAGTCTATGCTGAAGAAGCAACGACTCCTGCAGAAAGTTCAGCTGTTGTAGCGACTCCTGCTATGTCGGCGACTCCAGCTCCTGTTGAGAGCCCTGCGGTACCGGAAACTTCGGCAACTTCAGAAGCAGATGCACCTGCAGAAGCTCCGTCAGCTCCTGCTGAATCTACTAAAGGCGAAGACAAGGACACCGTTATTTTACACACCAATGATGTCCATGGTCGTATTGTAGAGGAAAAGGGAGTAATTGGAGATGCCAAGTTAGCGACTGTCATTGAACAGGAGCGTGCGAAATCAAATCAAAATACTCTAGTTGTTGATGCGGGAGACGCTTTCCAAGGTTTACCGATTTCCAACTCTACTAAGGGTGAAGCGCGCGCTGAAATTCTCAATCAGATGCAGTATGATGCCATGGCAGTAGGAAACCATGAGTTTGACTTTGGTTTAGACGAAGCTAAGAAATACAAGGAAATCTTGAAATTCCCATTACTTAGTTCAAATACCTACGTCAATGGTGCTCGTCTCTTTGAAGCTTCTACAATCGTTGATAAAGATAAGACTGTGGAAGGTGATGAGTTTGTTGTAATCGGCGTGACAACACCTGAAACAGCTACCAAAACTCACCCTAAAAATGTCAAAGGGGTAACTTTTACAGATCCAATCTCTGAAGTCAATAAGGTCATCGAAGAAGTTCAAGCTAAGGCTCGTGCAGAAGGTAAGGACTACAAACACTACGTTGTGCTCGCTCACTTGGGTGTAGATACCACAACTCCAGTCGAGTGGCGTGGTTCAACCTTGGCAGAAGCTCTATCTAAAAATCCTCGTCTCAAAGGCAAACGTGTGACAGTTATTGATGGGCATTCTCATACAGTAGCTTCCACAACTTATGGCGACAATGTTACCTATAACCAAACAGGAAGTTACCTTCATAATGTTGGGAAGGTTATCTACAAATCACGTCAGCTTTTGGGCAATCCAACTCAGATTCCGGCTGCTGATGCTAAAAAATTACCAGCCAATCCAACAGTTGAAAAACTAGTCAAAGACATTAAACAAAAATACGATGCTGAAAATGCTGTTGAAGTCGTTTCAAACAGCCCTGTAGAACTCAACGGAGATCGTGAAAATGTTCGGGTTCGTGAAACCAACCTCGGAAACGTCGTAGCGGACTCCCTCTATCAGTACGGTCAGACAGGATTTAGCCATCCGACTGACATCGCTGTGACAAATGGTGGTGGCTTGCGTGAAACTATTGCAAAAGGCAAACCGATTACGAAAGGAAATGTCATTGCTGTTCTTCCATTTGGAAATACCATCTCACAAATCCAAGTGACGGGGCAACAAGTTTTGGATATGTTTGAAAAATCACTCGGATCTATCTTGCAGGTCGATAAGGATGGCAAGAAGGTCTTGGATGAGAACGGACAACCATTGCTAGAACCAAGTGGTGGATTCTTGCAAGTTTCAGGTGTGAAGGTCTACTATGATACCAACCTACCATCAGGTAAACGTGTCTTGGCCATCCAGGTTAAAAACCGCGCGACTGGTCGTTATGATCTCCTAGACCTCGCAAAAACTTACTATCTTGCAACCAATGATTTCTTAGCTGCGGGTGGTGATGGCTACACTATGTTAGGCGGCGCGCGTGAAGAAGGTCCTTCTATGGATGCAGCCTTTGAAGAGTATCTGAAAACCGCTGATTTGACCCAGTATGAAAAGATCAATCCGAACTCACGGACGATTTCTGTGGATTCTAAAAACTTTAGTCTACCAGTAGAAACACCTCAAACGAATGCGGCTGCTAACGATGCGACTACAAATGTGCCATTGACTTATGAGGTGGCAGGTCAATTTAGCAAGAAAGCAGTTGTCTCAGAAAAAGCCCTCCCAAATACAGGAAGCGAACAGTCCATCTTCTTGCTCTTAATGGGAATGGTAGCTGGTTTGGCAGGTATCTTGTCGAGTCGAAAACCAAAGCAAAAATAG